One window from the genome of Candidatus Manganitrophaceae bacterium encodes:
- the polA gene encoding DNA polymerase I yields MAKPTFYIIDGSSYVYRAYFGIRELSTSSGLPTNAVYGFMQMLLKIIKDKKPDYLAIAFDTKSPTFRHTAYQDYKSHRPEMPDALSLQVPYIHRLVEAFRIPVVMGDGYEADDLIGTLAKKGEEQGFRVVIVTGDKDMFQLISPGVTVYDTMKEKSYTEKEIREKFGAEPAQVVEIMGLMGDSVDNIPGVNGIGEKTAVQLIQQFGTIENLLANLGQVKKPKLRQTLEAEAETARLSRSLAVIHIDCPVDFDPERFQMQSPDFERLIPLCNELEFSNILKGLTLPPPTLAAGYRILEPADLAKEIAAIEKQGRVALELLTTSEEPMRAESVGIAFASEKGKAFYVPLADREALPPALRALLESKEVVKVGHDLKVAEIVLGRRGIPLRGAAFDTMIASYLLNPGRRDHALETVAFEHLKERLVTAVEAAGGDKQAKAQPLFQSDAERIAPYLCQRADAVLKLAELLPPLLEAQGLSALFNDMEMPLVPVLAEMERAGVKVDAGLLSDISKELDVKLAELTERIYRLAGGEFNINSPKQLADVLFVKLGLPPIRKTKTGYSTDEEVLTQLAVRHELPAEILNNRQLMKLKSTYVDALPKLIHPETGRVHTQLNQTIAATGRLSSKEPNLQNIPIKGELGRRIRQAFTAEPGYQLLSADYNQIELRILAHMSDDPVLTESFRTGEDVHTRTAIQLFNLPKDDITPEMRRIAKTVNFGVIYGISPFGLASNLGVSHFEAKRYIDRYFENYKGIQRFIDQMLETATQQGYVTTLFGRRRQIAELSSRNSQTRSLGERLAVNTPIQGTAADIIKKAMIDIARWMAEAQVKSRMILQVHDELIFEVPESEIPLMKEKVAALMEGVMVLKAPLKVDVGVAANWAEAH; encoded by the coding sequence ATGGCAAAGCCGACTTTCTATATTATTGATGGAAGTTCCTACGTCTACCGGGCTTATTTTGGGATTCGGGAACTCTCAACCTCGAGCGGTCTGCCGACGAATGCGGTCTATGGGTTCATGCAGATGCTCCTCAAGATCATCAAAGACAAAAAGCCCGACTATCTCGCCATCGCTTTCGATACAAAGAGCCCGACCTTCCGCCATACCGCCTACCAAGATTATAAAAGCCACCGACCGGAGATGCCCGATGCGCTCTCGCTTCAGGTTCCCTACATCCACCGATTGGTTGAGGCGTTTCGAATCCCGGTCGTCATGGGAGACGGCTATGAGGCGGACGATCTGATCGGCACCCTCGCTAAGAAAGGCGAAGAGCAGGGCTTCCGGGTGGTGATTGTGACCGGCGACAAAGACATGTTCCAGCTGATCTCGCCCGGCGTCACCGTCTACGACACGATGAAAGAGAAGAGCTATACGGAGAAGGAAATTCGTGAGAAGTTCGGCGCGGAGCCGGCCCAGGTGGTCGAAATCATGGGGTTGATGGGCGATTCGGTCGACAACATTCCCGGCGTGAATGGCATCGGGGAGAAGACGGCGGTCCAGCTGATCCAGCAGTTCGGGACGATCGAGAACCTGCTGGCCAACCTCGGTCAGGTGAAGAAACCGAAGCTGCGGCAGACGTTGGAGGCCGAGGCGGAGACGGCACGCCTCTCCCGCTCGTTGGCGGTGATCCACATCGACTGCCCGGTTGATTTCGATCCGGAGCGCTTTCAAATGCAGTCGCCCGATTTTGAAAGGCTGATCCCCCTTTGCAACGAGCTGGAGTTTTCCAACATCCTCAAAGGGCTCACCCTCCCGCCCCCCACCTTGGCGGCCGGCTATCGAATTCTCGAGCCGGCCGACCTGGCGAAAGAGATCGCCGCGATCGAGAAGCAGGGCCGGGTCGCCCTCGAGCTGCTGACCACCTCGGAGGAGCCGATGCGGGCCGAGTCGGTCGGGATCGCCTTCGCCTCGGAAAAGGGGAAAGCCTTCTACGTGCCGCTGGCCGATCGAGAGGCCCTCCCGCCGGCGCTTCGGGCGCTCCTTGAATCAAAGGAGGTGGTCAAGGTCGGTCATGATTTGAAAGTGGCCGAGATCGTCCTCGGGCGGCGCGGCATCCCCCTGCGGGGTGCGGCGTTCGACACGATGATCGCCTCGTATCTTTTAAATCCCGGCCGCCGTGATCACGCACTCGAGACAGTCGCCTTCGAGCATCTGAAAGAGCGATTGGTCACCGCCGTCGAAGCGGCCGGCGGCGACAAGCAGGCGAAAGCGCAGCCGCTTTTTCAGTCCGACGCCGAGCGGATCGCCCCTTATCTCTGTCAGCGGGCCGACGCGGTCCTGAAGTTGGCCGAGCTCCTCCCGCCGCTGCTGGAGGCGCAGGGGCTCAGCGCCCTCTTTAACGATATGGAAATGCCGCTCGTCCCGGTGTTGGCCGAGATGGAGCGGGCCGGGGTGAAAGTCGATGCCGGGCTCCTCTCCGACATCTCCAAAGAGCTCGATGTCAAGCTCGCCGAGCTGACCGAGCGGATCTACCGGCTCGCCGGCGGGGAGTTCAACATCAACTCGCCGAAGCAGCTCGCCGACGTTCTTTTTGTGAAGCTCGGGCTGCCGCCGATCCGGAAAACCAAAACCGGCTACTCCACCGATGAAGAGGTGCTCACCCAGCTGGCGGTCCGTCACGAGCTTCCCGCCGAGATCTTGAACAATCGGCAGCTGATGAAGCTGAAGTCGACCTACGTCGATGCCCTTCCCAAACTGATTCATCCCGAAACGGGACGGGTCCACACCCAGCTCAATCAGACGATCGCCGCCACCGGCCGGCTCTCTTCGAAAGAGCCGAACCTCCAGAACATCCCGATCAAGGGAGAGCTCGGCCGCCGCATTCGCCAGGCCTTTACCGCCGAGCCGGGCTATCAGCTCCTCTCCGCCGACTACAACCAGATCGAGCTGCGCATCCTCGCGCACATGTCGGACGATCCGGTGCTGACCGAGTCGTTCCGCACCGGCGAAGATGTCCACACCCGGACGGCGATCCAGCTCTTTAACCTTCCCAAAGACGACATCACCCCGGAGATGCGGCGGATCGCGAAGACGGTCAACTTCGGCGTCATCTACGGAATCAGCCCCTTCGGTCTGGCGTCCAACCTCGGCGTCTCGCACTTCGAGGCGAAGCGCTACATCGACCGCTACTTCGAGAACTATAAAGGAATCCAACGCTTCATCGACCAGATGCTCGAAACCGCCACGCAACAGGGCTACGTCACCACCCTCTTTGGGCGGCGCCGTCAAATCGCCGAGCTCTCCAGCCGCAACAGCCAAACCCGCAGTCTCGGCGAGCGCCTCGCTGTGAACACGCCGATTCAAGGAACCGCCGCCGACATCATCAAAAAGGCGATGATCGACATCGCCCGCTGGATGGCGGAGGCCCAGGTGAAGAGCCGGATGATCCTTCAGGTGCATGACGAATTGATCTTCGAGGTGCCGGAGAGCGAAATTCCATTGATGAAGGAGAAAGTGGCGGCGTTGATGGAGGGGGTGATGGTGCTCAAAGCGCCGTTGAAGGTCGATGTGGGGGTGGCGGCGAATTGGGCCGAGGCGCATTGA
- a CDS encoding BON domain-containing protein has translation MARVFGYRRSFFPSVFPSRTTMLLAGLTVGILFAPRTGRSTRALISQKYQYWMSTLSGLLEQLAEKTRTQSRLQGVTFETRERSFFEEAIESDDIDDILEQRVKGELGRFFNLVSVEVSSQNGIITLRGSIPNEQERQSIVDMAKKVRGVRDVISVFS, from the coding sequence ATGGCGCGCGTATTTGGGTACAGAAGGTCCTTTTTCCCCTCCGTTTTTCCATCACGCACCACCATGTTGTTGGCCGGTCTGACGGTTGGTATCTTGTTCGCCCCCCGTACCGGTCGAAGCACCCGGGCATTAATTAGCCAGAAATATCAATATTGGATGAGCACCCTCAGCGGCCTGTTGGAACAGCTCGCAGAGAAAACCCGCACCCAAAGCCGGCTCCAGGGGGTCACCTTCGAGACCCGTGAACGCTCGTTCTTTGAGGAGGCGATCGAGTCCGATGATATCGATGATATCCTGGAGCAGCGGGTCAAAGGAGAGCTCGGACGGTTCTTCAACCTCGTCAGCGTCGAGGTGTCGAGCCAGAATGGAATCATCACCCTTCGGGGCTCCATTCCCAACGAGCAGGAGCGGCAAAGCATCGTTGATATGGCAAAGAAGGTCCGAGGGGTCCGCGATGTAATCAGTGTCTTCTCCTAA
- a CDS encoding HAD family hydrolase has product MIKVKHMVRGVISDVDGTLVDSNDAHASAWEEAFREFGLSIPWEEIRSQVGRGSDQLLPEFLSPEQLSSIGTQIDKRKKEVFRKEYFDQIKPFPGVLPLFEKLYRDKKTIVLATSGSANETQHYIRLLGIERFVRDIVTGDDVARTKPHPDLFHIALDRFGWDPVEAVVLGDTPYDIEAAQKVDLATIALLTGGFSEEALTAAGAAEIYRSLQTLLENYDVSYLGRNHSFNVK; this is encoded by the coding sequence ATGATAAAGGTGAAACACATGGTCCGAGGGGTCATCTCAGACGTCGATGGAACACTGGTCGACAGCAACGATGCGCATGCGAGCGCCTGGGAGGAGGCTTTTCGTGAGTTTGGCCTCTCCATCCCCTGGGAAGAGATCCGCTCTCAGGTCGGAAGGGGGTCGGATCAGCTCCTGCCGGAATTTCTCTCTCCCGAACAGCTCTCCTCAATCGGGACACAAATTGACAAAAGGAAAAAAGAGGTCTTCCGAAAAGAATATTTTGACCAGATCAAACCCTTCCCGGGGGTCCTCCCCCTCTTCGAAAAGCTCTATCGAGACAAGAAGACGATCGTACTGGCCACCTCCGGCAGCGCGAACGAGACGCAGCACTACATTCGCCTCCTCGGAATCGAACGTTTTGTGCGGGATATCGTGACCGGCGATGATGTCGCCCGAACCAAGCCGCATCCCGATTTGTTTCACATCGCGCTCGATCGCTTCGGCTGGGACCCGGTGGAGGCGGTGGTCTTGGGCGACACGCCTTATGATATCGAAGCGGCCCAGAAAGTCGATCTTGCAACCATTGCCCTCTTAACCGGCGGCTTTTCAGAAGAAGCCCTCACCGCGGCGGGCGCCGCGGAGATCTATCGCTCTCTTCAGACTTTGTTAGAAAATTATGACGTCTCCTATTTGGGTAGAAATCATTCATTCAATGTGAAGTGA